The segment TTAGCACGGGTATCAGCACATGACAGTTTCAGCAGTGCTGGAACCTCACAGAAGAAGTGGTCCACTTGATTATGTCCACACAAGGGAACCCAGAAGGTAAAAGAGGAATGAAGTGCTGAAGCGGTAAAGCCACTTACCCAAGTAGCCAAGGCCAACAACTGGCAAAAACGAGGGTGCATGATGACATTGTAATGCAAAGGTCTGCATACAGCTGCGtaacggtcataggacatcaccaCCAGTAACAGACACTCGGTGGATgccagagcaaggaataagtaAAGTTGAGTCATGCATCCAGCATAAGAGATGGTCTTCTCTGGGCCCCAGAGGTTGAATAGCAACTGCGGGATGGAGCTGGTGGTGTAGCAGAGATCCAGGAAAGAGAGGTttgagaggaagaagtacatgggagtGTGGAGATGGGGGTCCAGGTAGGACACGACAATGATGAACAAGTTTCCTATCAACGTCATCAAGTAGAATATCAAGATGACCACAAAGAGAACCACTTCCAGATGAGGCCAGTTAGAAAAACCCAAGAGAATAAAGTAACCTTCAAAGCTTGCATTCTTCTCCTTCATCATTCAATTTTTCCCCTTATCTGAAGAAATAATCACAAACTAAAAGACTATCCATTCATTGTCAAACATATCGGCTAGTGGGGGAATCTATGTTATTTTCAAATACAACAATTATGAATGTAAAGTTCCATTACAATTTATTAATTTGTTGTTGGTTAACAATACTATAAAATTTGGACATACAGCTTCAGCTTCACACTTCTATATGTAAACTTCACCACAACCATCGCCAAGTCCTACTGATATAACAATCACaaagatttttctttcagtttatgttttattcagtcttttgttttattatagaTACAGCCAGTAACCAttcaattttataacattttattaagGCCTCCTTAAGTTTTTCACTTGGATAAATGATTAAACAACTTTCATGATGAAGgagaaaattgatttaaaatatctatctTGCAAAACATAAATCATTTTGACTATCCTTTTCTGCATTTTTGAGATAATTTACACTTTGTGGTTACTAAAAAAGAAGTCATAGTAATCTTAgtaattatacaaataaatgaaagtttaCCAAGATATAGAAAAACAATTCAGTAGTATCATTTTAAAGTGTTGACATGAGTTTAAAATTAATGTGACTTGAATATGATTATAGAAAAGTGCTGATGTTTGTTCATAGTCAAACAAATTACTTCCAGATAAAAAATAGTGTGCATATGGAAGCACAAAAActcatatgtatatgcacatacaaGCACATATGTTTATTCACACACAAACTTCTCACTAATTAGAATGCTTCCAATATAATGGAATTATAAGTTATTTTGGAAGACAAAATGCATAgctaaagaaactaaaataagagaacaaaagacaaagagagagttTTTTAAGCAGAAAAGTCACTGGGAATTGGGAGTGTATGTATCACAGGCTATTCAGATCTGAAAAATGGGACCTAGTACCTGTTTCCATAAAATTTTGTTGTGCTTTAAAACAACAACTAACATATTATTTAAATTCCAACTTGTCATTAATTGCTTTAAGTGTTTCAAACTTTCTAAATTTTGGAAAGgaatttctgaataaaaaattaaaaatcactaaCATTTACAAATAATATTGCATAAAATACAATGACAAGTTCATCGTGTGGTTAtcctaaaaatacatataaagataTCAAATTCAAATATGTactaatagttttattttctgttgcttattttcTCTAATGTATTATCAGTCTTTCATGAAAAAGAGAAGTGCTTTTATTCTGTAGTTACTGATAATAGACAGTTACCCACCATTTAAAAATTCCTAAATCACTTTGGCTTGCCATTTTATTGGCGGAAATGTtgactttttaagaaaaatataggaTGTTTAATTAGTTAAATTATAACTGGAGAACTAAGATTAATGAGCTTGTTTAAAATAGTTTCAGATAAGCAAAACTTTGCTTATGCCTCATTTATTAGTTTAATAATACAAATAATCATAAACCTGTTGAGGGATaatagaaaattcaaagaaaCGTTTTTTAGTTTCCCTAGGATAATAGGCAGTAATGGATCCACATAACATTTGAAATCTAAATGCTGTGGGCACTgtcctttgtttgttttattgaatgactgtgagatatacagtgaaaagttgttcatgattaggttcatGCAGTTTCCAAGAGCTGTGGGCACTTTGGGGAATGCATGTGGAAGTGTTCTTCACTTAGAAAGCTGCCTGAATCCTTTATTATTTTAGGTAAAAGGAAAAGTGGCAGCTGTGAGATACTTCCTTAACTGTTGAGCAAcctgtttttctttgttcttaaaaaccataaaaaataaccccaaaatgaaaatttgtGAAGAGTTCAGAGCTATATAGTTTGATTTTcttagtggaaaagaaaaaagtgaatacCCGGGCAGAGAAAGGTTTTATGAATGGtgaaacctctgagcattgagAGATTGACGTGGTCTAGCATAAGACCCTCGAGATGATGCTTCAATGTAGCTCAACTCTACTGCTCAATTTCTAGAATGAGTTCAGACAACCTACTTCAAGAGTTGCTTCATCAAGATATTCCGCCCTACCGTCACACAGTTTTCTAGAAATGGCCCATTTACTCCTTTCCACAGATGGACCCAAACATACATCTCACAGATATGTACACCTCACATTCTTCACAGGACTGGGTCAGTCCCTTCCATAGACAAGCCCCTCCCTTCTCAGAATTGGCCACACAGCTCCCACTCACCTGATCCCAGAATCACTTAGTATACAGCAAGCAACAACTTCCTGCCCAGGCCACATACAATAAAAATACTCCCACAAGAATGTCTCAGAGACCCTCTCTTCCAGAAGCCTCCAGTCTGTCAGCCCATTGTGCTGTTTCTCTTTAATAAACTGACATTGCTTTCACCTATATCATCTTGATTTCCGGGCAAATTCTTTTCCCACCAGTAGGACCCAAGCTCAAGGTCCACTGCCTTCAGAAATGAAGGCTGAACAGTCTATTCTCATCCCATCCTGGTTACTAGCGTTTCTGTACTTTTTGTGATAGTCATTCCTTTATACTTCACCTGTTTCTCCTGCTGATGCCCAAGCACTTCTTTCATACTGACCTTCCCTCGTTCCTGGCTGTTCTCTTCCTGGTCTAGCCCCTCATCGTGTATAAACTGCTACTCTCTTGTCATGTGATAGGAATACATCAAACTAATTGCCCCTCTATACTATGTACAAAATTAACTATGGTGCATCTAAAAATCCCATGGTTCTCATTGGAAAGC is part of the Sorex araneus isolate mSorAra2 chromosome 2, mSorAra2.pri, whole genome shotgun sequence genome and harbors:
- the LOC129402420 gene encoding olfactory receptor 2J3-like produces the protein MMKEKNASFEGYFILLGFSNWPHLEVVLFVVILIFYLMTLIGNLFIIVVSYLDPHLHTPMYFFLSNLSFLDLCYTTSSIPQLLFNLWGPEKTISYAGCMTQLYLFLALASTECLLLVVMSYDRYAAVCRPLHYNVIMHPRFCQLLALATWVSGFTASALHSSFTFWVPLCGHNQVDHFFCEVPALLKLSCADTRANELTLMVMSSIFVLLPLLLILSSYGAIAWTVLKMQSGTGLQKVFKTCGAHLLVVSLFFIPGMCIYLQPPSGKSQDQGKFIALFYTVVTPSLNPLIYTLRNKDVKGAVKRLLGWDREM